A stretch of Trichomycterus rosablanca isolate fTriRos1 chromosome 8, fTriRos1.hap1, whole genome shotgun sequence DNA encodes these proteins:
- the clcf1 gene encoding uncharacterized protein clcf1 produces the protein MKSRGVHQLHAVLLLAVAARCVQVQERGVMTSSERSTIERTYELTKYLDHQLKEIKDTYLSYLGPPFSDPGFSPPRPNISSLAVPSAATRVDLWRGLENGARLAQNQRAYSVLLDAVRELARSTLCPYLQSSLLHFCSGLSGLLGSISGLMNALGYTPPLHGNALSAQKYGAPVAAYQRANVNGPAPLRRSGQSGSGAGARDGTAGPETERRRDRERERAERGRRGRRRDGETWVDREEQERDEGLERWGRRRRTLSLDEEDDAKPAGYDQNNNNNNNNVNHTHTKDEDDGYQKGVPVLFSSPDFRPGRSGRPVSSPDSPLSPLSLLYAYEDGAVEGDAHFSTSAPSSRPVLNDFTRKVEGFWVLRELQSWLWRSAKDFTRLKKRLRH, from the exons TGCACCAGCTTCACGCCGTGTTGCTGTTAGCCGTGGCGGCGCGGTGCGTCCAGGTTCAGGAGCGCGGTGTGATGACGTCCAGTGAGAGGAGCACCATCGAGAGAACCTACGAGCTCACCAAGTACCTGGATCACCAGCTGAAGGAGATTAAAGACACTTAC CTCTCGTATCTCGGCCCCCCCTTCAGCGACCCGGGTTTCTCCCCGCCGCGGCCGAACATCTCCTCCCTGGCGGTGCCCAGCGCGGCCACGCGGGTGGATCTGTGGCGCGGCCTGGAAAACGGTGCCCGCCTGGCGCAGAACCAGCGAGCGTACAGCGTGCTGCTGGATGCGGTGCGTGAGCTGGCACGCTCCACCCTGTGCCCGTACCTCCAGAGCTCGCTCCTGCACTTCTGCTCGGGTCTGAGCGGATTACTGGGCTCCATATCTGGGCTGATGAACGCCCTGGGGTACACCCCGCCCCTGCACGGGAACGCCCTGTCCGCTCAGAAATACGGAGCCCCGGTGGCGGCGTATCAGCGGGCCAACGTGAACGGCCCCGCCCCGCTGAGGAGGAGCGGTCAGAGCGGGTCGGGCGCGGGGGCGAGGGATGGCACGGCGGGTCCGGAGACCGAGAGGAGGCGGGACAGAGAGAGGGAGCGGGCGGAGAGAGGCCGGAGAGGGAGGAGAAGAGACGGAGAGACGTGGGTGGACAGAGAGGAGCAGGAGAGGGACGAAGGTTTGGAGAGGTGGGGGCGGAGGAGGCGGACGCTGTCCCTCGACGAGGAGGACGACGCCAAACCAGCCGGCTACgaccaaaacaacaacaacaacaacaacaacgtgAACCACACCCACACCA AGGACGAGGACGACGGCTACCAGAAAGGCGTCCCCGTGCTCTTCTCCTCTCCGGATTTTCGGCCCGGGCGCTCCGGACGCCCCGTCTCCTCACCTGACTCGCCCCTCTCTCCGCTGTCGCTGCTCTACGCCTACGAGGACGGCGCGGTCGAGGGCGACGCTCACTTCTCCACGTCGGCCCCCTCGTCGCGGCCCGTCCTGAACGACTTCACGCGGAAGGTGGAGGGATTCTGGGTACTGCGGGAGCTCCAGAGCTGGCTGTGGCGCTCGGCCAAAGACTTCACCCGGCTGAAGAAGCGACTCCGTCACTGA